The following is a genomic window from Bombus fervidus isolate BK054 chromosome 15, iyBomFerv1, whole genome shotgun sequence.
AATGTTGATCAAAACAAAGTGCGCAACCTACAGGCAACAAGTAACAACTCTATTTAAAGGGAGTGACGAAGAAGTTATGTCGTTGTATCTTATGCTTTAGCGTAATAGGTTATTctatttttgcatttatttagatttatactttttaactttaagaatgtaaataatagtaacaataaaagtataaaaatggtTTTCATAAACATAGTAATTGTCAAGCTTTACTGGAATTAATTGGTTCTAACATTATGCTTTAACcctaaaaatatgaaaaagtaaaTATGATCATATTTCCCAAATTATATCTTCCGCTTCATTAAGAAAGTAATACAAGATGTTGCATTCAACGGGAGTATTGTCACCACAAGACATTTTGGCAGaagttagaaaatttatttccggAGCTGTTCGGCCGACTCATAGTACGAGCACGCTTGATGTAACGCGAACAGCTTTGACTTTACTTCGAAATGTACCTGCTGCAAGAGATGCAGTACTTGAATATTTCTGCAATGTATTTTTCATTGCAGTTACCAAATATGTTCGTCAGCTCGAAGTAAGTTTAGTAATTGTGCAATGATTGCACAAAATGCATGATACAGTTAAAGAtgtctattaaattatatctcaTTTTTCTAGACAAATCAAAACTTAGCAATATGCGAGGAATCTATAATAGCAGAAATCCACAATGTTTTAAGTAGCTTTATTAATGGCAATCCAGAAGCATGGGCACCAATTATCTCAGCATGGTCACTAGAATTATTAGGTATGCAATCATTAAATTGTTTGAAGTCAGATTGTTAgaaataatgttaattttattacaggtAAACTTTCTTCAGAATATGCAAAACGTGGAAACTTACCTGCAAATGCTGGAATTAATGATTTCCTTCAACAATGGATGTCTTGTTGTGCTACCCGTACTTTAATTGATATCACTGCTCAATGTCTTCAATGTCTTATGCATTCAGATACAGGATCTTGTATTAAAGCACTACTAGATACTAGTGTATTACATAGTCCTCATTTTGATTGGGTAGTAGCTCATGTTGGAAGTTGTTTCCCAAATACAGTTATTACCAGAGTATTATCGTGTGGTTTAAAAGATTTTTGTGCAATGGACCATGAACATAATGTTAAAGATCCAAAATTGAATTCAGTAGTTGGAATTCTGGGTCATTTGGCTGGTAGTCACTTTCAAGATATTACAGCAGCATTGTTAGACTTATTCAAGGTAAAAACTCTTCTACATACTATAATGTTAACTAATGCTTCTTCtcaaaatacatttaataataatattagtaataataataacaataacaataataccTTCAGTGGAGTCTGCAGGAAGATGTAAATATCGATGAGGATACAAAGAATCAAAAATTGGCTACTGttccatttcttttaaatCTGGCTTCTCTTTCGCAAACTCTTTTAAAAGCAATAACTAGTGATGTATTACAAACATGTAAGTAGatgtatctaacgttatagagataaagtataatttatttgttttattgtagTAAAGCCAGATATAATCCCGCAGTTAGCTTTATTTGCCTCAGACTGGTGCAAATACTTTGATAACCAACCTGAAGCCCTGATAGATCTAACTGTTCATCTGATATTAGGATGTGAACAAGGAGCATCTCagctaataaatattttactagaTGCAAGTTTAAATACAAGTAATGTTGGGTATCACAGTGTTAACGCTGCTCAAAGTGTAAAAAGCGTATGTTCTGAGATACTAGAGTTGGTATTGCAAGAGATAGATCTACTTTTGAGGACGCATGGACCACAATCTGCAAATATTGCCTTATTAAATTCAGTCAAACAAGAATTTCCAGTAATATTACCATTACTTTTGAATCAAAATCCACTGCGAGTTCAAACAGCTATCAGGCTGCTATGTTTTCTTGGAAGTCAAAATCCTAATATGTTAATATCTGCAGCATCATATATGTTAATCAAAGCTGTAACTACTTTCCATCTTGCCGCTCTGATTCGGCTTGTTTCTAATaacattgtattattttcCTCTAATAACTCTGAAACAGAAAATGTATTAGCCAACTACAGTTACTTTACACAAGTAGTTGAACAAGCACTTAGAGAAATAAACTACAAAAATGTTATAGAAAAACAAGAAACAAGACAACTCTTTCAAAATCTTACAATATTGCTAAAGTAAGTACATTAAGGTAGTTGtgttatactttttatacatttgtataaCTTTACTTTAATAGGTGGGAGAAGTATAACAAGGCAGTAGTACTCCGGTCAAAAATGATAACTCAAGCTATAAAATCCAATCTGCACCAAATCTCCACTCTGTTAACAAAAACAACTGACTTTGATTTGGCTAATGATATTGCTAAAATGTTAGATTTATTTAGTATGCctgaaaaagataatttttccCCAAATGTAGAACTCACTTTGAAATTAACGAGAGCTGTGATAcagtatttctttttatgcATAACGGAAGATGGTAGGTATTCAGTTAGtctctttttttatcaaaaacttataaataaaatttcaataaagttCTAAATTTTAGATATCACACGAAAACAACAGGGTGTGAAGATCGTTTgtcatttattaaaagatttaaCTTTTTATTCACCATGTGCTCGAGTTTTAGCTCTAAGAGAAATTCTGGGACATAGTATCAATAATAATCCTGCAAAATATTTTGgtgcgaaagaaaaatttgaaccAGTGTTTGAGGAAACGTTACTTTTGCATCAAAACCACAAACAGGTAAtggttttataaaatatttaaaaattaataactgcTTTTGAGAATTATATGAATCTTATTCTACTTAGGTTACAAGTACAATGTTAGCTCAGAAACATTCTTCAGTGTTTCATGCTGGAGTAATTGGACATGGTCCTCGGAGACCGCCACcagaaaataatatcgataaagaaattatttctctcaataaaatattgctgATTGATGTAATAAAggtaaaatttccaaaaatataatacaattattcgataaaattattaaataatttattcaatgcCTAAATTCAATAGGCATGTTGTAGTAATCGTGAATCGGAACGATATCCTGTGAACCTAGATGCTTTGACAATGGTCAGTTTATTGTTAGTTGAGCTAGTTTCACCGGATGTTATGTATAATGGATTACCATGGCCTGATGAAGAATTTACAAAGGtatcatattaataattttgaagtaTTATGATTGTAATCCTAACAGATGACTTTAATATAATGTTTCAATTGTTATATTAGGTTACTATAGAAAGAGATTTACAAATCCATCGAACATTCAAGGATGTCCCATTATTATGGTCATTATTAGAACTGACAGCTTGGTACAGACCAGCCTTAGCTTACTGCTCAGTTCTATTGAGAGGTATTGCTGCCACAGTTATGGCTAACTGGAATATAGAAGAAGGTATTTTACTCGTGAGTGTTATGGCACTTGGTCAGTTATTACCACCTCCATTAGCAAGTATAAGGGATGTTCTGCCAGTTTTAGAACCGCATCAGGTAGGTTTCTATGATTAAATAATAACCTCATACACATAcacaatatttgaaattaaaataaaacatatctTATTGTAGATAAATACTATAATGAAAGAATGTGTATGGGCTTACATGCGTGAAAATGTTCCATCACCTGCTCTTTTTACACGTAGCGAGGGAGCTAACATAGCTTGGCGAGACACGGACACTTCTACTCCAAATTCACGGTTTACAGAAACACTTCGTTTAGTTTTGTTATCCAATATTCATACATTGGGTCCACTTTATGCTGCTCTTttcttacaataaaaataaatagttaaattttctaccatatgtacatatttttgtgaataaaatgatataaatctaagaaattaatgttatattaAGAAGATATTTAGAATAAGTATTAACACATcctttaaatttacatttttgtaaaaaatatttctagattattttattaaattacatttgtaGAACAACTTCTCAATTAATATTGCATTAATatagtttatatttatttaaactgATATTGTGGATTAATGTCTAAACATTGGGTTCGCCATTCACTATCCTCGAAGtgtataacaataaatacatttttaatcatGTTTTCACAACAACtctatgtataaaataaaaggtaccatttgtattatataaaataggaattttttaagtttacTAATATCTGAATACAACTAAATAATATACAGTATAATACGATATACAAATACAATGCAGATaacttataaataattttctccaATTTCATCTAATTATGTCGAATGAATATTACTTTCATTCACTCAAATGTAGTTCGCTACTTtcaaataatagtaaaaagagaaattaatacaGGTCagattaaaaaggaaaacaaaacaaataataaattttaatttttataaaagcatATTCAACTAAATACATACAAGAAAGAAATGTTACTTTGCTTTGTATCATTATTAATATAGGAATGATGATATCTATAATGAGCGAACACTGTACGAATTAATTGGTTGTACGAATACCCTAGGTGGGTGTCTCGTCCTGACGAAATGATTATACATTATGCAATGATTCGATTCGCATAAACGTCACGATCTTAATCGCGCGCTTTGAGAGAGTCTTTTACATAACCCCGTTTTATTCGGAGCATAAAACACTAGTAAAAAAtgctgaaaatatttaatcactTTCTTCCTATGTACACTGCTCGTTGTCTGGAAGATATAACATCTTGTGTGTAAATCCAGAACATTCAAACTACACCGAATGCCTGTATTTACATTCGagcattttacattttacacgtTCGAGTGCAAACTTCTACGCTTTGTCAACGTGTTACATTATTCAAAATTCCATTTGATATAGATTGACACAGTGTAGAATTACTATTTATGTTTCACATATAAAAGGAGGTATTATTTTTCATGATGTacaaataaacaatattaattgtaaaatctaTAGATGGTAGTCGCGAAACTGATACATGCTTGCGAGCAACTGatacttaaatatttttgagtATGCTACAAtcatatgtaaaaaataaaagaaaaaactattacgtaatatatacgtgtatttatatatgtgaTCTTCTCAACGGcaaacaaagaataaaaatgtgtGATTTGATTCATGTTGAAGACCTTCCATTACTCTATCAAGTAATTAACAGTATTTGACGTCAAATGGACTTActttacaataaattattattcagttcttcagaattaaaaaagttcactTTTAAAGTCTATGTAAATTGAGTTTAGAAAAGTAGTGTACTCATGCCACCCATTTCACTTTGTTCTTTAACGAAGATCTCAAAGTACTGGTATATGATTGTGACGGCGAGTAAAATACCAGTACCTGAACCGATTGCACCAAGGAAATCAGCCAGTACAGACAGAGCACCGATACACAATCCACCAAATGCCGCCGCGGTCGGAATATATCTATTCAATTCATGAATCATAGAATTGTCTCTATGGCCTCTCATTACCATCTGTTGTTCTTTTAATTGTTTTGCGACCTGTAGAATAATTTTAGGTTcgattaaaatacaatatttattaaaaacataaagaatgaaaataatataataaattcttacGGCTTTTGCTGAGCTGCCAGAAACCTCGATCCACGTTTTCGAAAAGAAAGCACAAGAACCAAGCATAAAGAGAATATAAAGAATAGCATGAATGGGATCCTGAAGTATGTGTCCCACAGATTCTGGTGGTGacaaataataacataatccTCCAACGGGGTAAGATCGCGCTGGACCACCACCGCCAATGTCGGACCATACTCCCAACAAATTCACGATAATATTTCCTTGAAATTTGACTGCCAACATTTGTGaaataacatataaatttgACACCAATGCAGATTGGAGAATGATAGGGATATTGCttgtataaaacaatttaatagGGTAGCTGCTGTATTGTCCTCTGTATCTGGCAGATTTAATTGGCAAATCAACACGGAATCCCTAggaataaatacataattagaattttaattgatatttttttaaattaaaaataattttactctATTACCTGGAAGTAAATTACAATAGCAAATACTAGGATTGTAGCAAGTAAGTTCATAAGATTAGGAAGGTTTTGTCTGTAGAACGCCTCGCGGAGAGCTCGAACTTTGTCTTGTCTTGTAGCAAGTAAATGAAACAATGCGATTACTGCGCCCTCGAATTCTGTGCCACGTCCTAATGACAATGAAATAAAGACATTGTCATAGTTACAATATTCAAGAATAtcaatagaaaaatgaaaataagatCATACCAGTATTAACAGTAGCTGGAGAAAATGCTTTCCATACAATTGTTTCACAAATATTTGTAGCAATAAAAAGAGAGATTCCACTTCCTAATCCATATCCTTTTTGGAGCAATTCATccaataataaaacaattaatccAGCAACGAATAactgaataataattaataaacaaacacCAGCTCCAATTTCTGTTGGATCACCATACATTCCAGTCATTACATATACAATAGCTTGACCAACAGTGATAACCATTCCAAATActgtaaaaagtaaaaattagaTTGCATGTTACAACTTAAAGGCATACAATATTTTGAAGGTTCATTGTgcttttcttacatttttgaGCACCATTGAAGAGAGCTCTATCTTTTGGAGTATCACCAACTTCAATTATTTTCGTACCACTCAACAGTTGCATAATCAGACCAGATGTAACAATGGGAGAGATTCCCAATTCCATAAGAGTTCCTCTATTTGATGCAAGTATAACTCGAATCCAATAGAAGGGATCTGCACTGTCCGAAGACATAATTCCAAATAGAGGAATCTGGAAagacagaaaatattttgttaaatacaaaaatttcattgaatagACACAATGCTTATTACAAAGTAACTCTTACCTGACAACATACTAAGAAAATAAACAAGGTAATCGCAGTCCATAATACCTTCTCTCGAAATTGAAtctgtaaaaatgtttgaTCTCTTAAATTACTGTTTAAAGCATAAAGAAgctaaaaacatttaaaagaaaatatttaaatgaagctgaatttgattaatacatcaataaagaaacttttttaaaa
Proteins encoded in this region:
- the Omd gene encoding integrator complex subunit 5 omd, yielding MLHSTGVLSPQDILAEVRKFISGAVRPTHSTSTLDVTRTALTLLRNVPAARDAVLEYFCNVFFIAVTKYVRQLETNQNLAICEESIIAEIHNVLSSFINGNPEAWAPIISAWSLELLGKLSSEYAKRGNLPANAGINDFLQQWMSCCATRTLIDITAQCLQCLMHSDTGSCIKALLDTSVLHSPHFDWVVAHVGSCFPNTVITRVLSCGLKDFCAMDHEHNVKDPKLNSVVGILGHLAGSHFQDITAALLDLFKWSLQEDVNIDEDTKNQKLATVPFLLNLASLSQTLLKAITSDVLQTLKPDIIPQLALFASDWCKYFDNQPEALIDLTVHLILGCEQGASQLINILLDASLNTSNVGYHSVNAAQSVKSVCSEILELVLQEIDLLLRTHGPQSANIALLNSVKQEFPVILPLLLNQNPLRVQTAIRLLCFLGSQNPNMLISAASYMLIKAVTTFHLAALIRLVSNNIVLFSSNNSETENVLANYSYFTQVVEQALREINYKNVIEKQETRQLFQNLTILLKWEKYNKAVVLRSKMITQAIKSNLHQISTLLTKTTDFDLANDIAKMLDLFSMPEKDNFSPNVELTLKLTRAVIQYFFLCITEDDITRKQQGVKIVCHLLKDLTFYSPCARVLALREILGHSINNNPAKYFGAKEKFEPVFEETLLLHQNHKQVTSTMLAQKHSSVFHAGVIGHGPRRPPPENNIDKEIISLNKILLIDVIKACCSNRESERYPVNLDALTMVSLLLVELVSPDVMYNGLPWPDEEFTKVTIERDLQIHRTFKDVPLLWSLLELTAWYRPALAYCSVLLRGIAATVMANWNIEEGILLVSVMALGQLLPPPLASIRDVLPVLEPHQINTIMKECVWAYMRENVPSPALFTRSEGANIAWRDTDTSTPNSRFTETLRLVLLSNIHTLGPLYAALFLQ
- the Sec61alpha gene encoding SEC61 translocon subunit alpha; this encodes MGFKFLEVIKPFCSILPEIEKPERKIQFREKVLWTAITLFIFLVCCQIPLFGIMSSDSADPFYWIRVILASNRGTLMELGISPIVTSGLIMQLLSGTKIIEVGDTPKDRALFNGAQKLFGMVITVGQAIVYVMTGMYGDPTEIGAGVCLLIIIQLFVAGLIVLLLDELLQKGYGLGSGISLFIATNICETIVWKAFSPATVNTGRGTEFEGAVIALFHLLATRQDKVRALREAFYRQNLPNLMNLLATILVFAIVIYFQGFRVDLPIKSARYRGQYSSYPIKLFYTSNIPIILQSALVSNLYVISQMLAVKFQGNIIVNLLGVWSDIGGGGPARSYPVGGLCYYLSPPESVGHILQDPIHAILYILFMLGSCAFFSKTWIEVSGSSAKAVAKQLKEQQMVMRGHRDNSMIHELNRYIPTAAAFGGLCIGALSVLADFLGAIGSGTGILLAVTIIYQYFEIFVKEQSEMGGMSTLLF